The bacterium region ACTGGGGCTATTTACGGTTATTGGCGATTCGCACAAAACCTCTGTTGAAGTTTCGAATGCTTTAGGAACAGATAGGCGCGCTACCGACCGTTTGATGAACGCGCTTGTCGCCATTGGTCTTTTAACTAAAGAAGACGATACCTTCACTAATACACCCGGCGCCGCCCAATTTCTAGTGAAAGGAAAGCCGGACTATATGTCTGGATTGATGCATACAGCCAACCTATGGGAATCCTGGAGCACTTTGACGGTAGCTGTTCGCCGAGGCACGAGTGTTCCCCGCCCCGAAGTCAATGACCGTGGAGATGGCTGGCTGAGAGCTTTTATTAGCGCAATGCATTATCGAGCAACAATCCAAGCGCCCGGAAGCATCGCCATGCTCGATTTGAATGGCGTAAAGAGGGTTTTAGATGTCGGCGGCGGCTCAGGCGCTTACTCAATGGCTTTTGCCCGTGCCAAAGAGGACTTGACGGCTGTCGTGTTCGATTTACCAAATGTGGTTGCGCTCACCCAAGAGTTTATTGAGTC contains the following coding sequences:
- a CDS encoding methyltransferase, coding for MSENKTSGQPILSPGDIMGMASFQRSRILLTAYELGLFTVIGDSHKTSVEVSNALGTDRRATDRLMNALVAIGLLTKEDDTFTNTPGAAQFLVKGKPDYMSGLMHTANLWESWSTLTVAVRRGTSVPRPEVNDRGDGWLRAFISAMHYRATIQAPGSIAMLDLNGVKRVLDVGGGSGAYSMAFARAKEDLTAVVFDLPNVVALTQEFIESEGLLGKVTTVAGDYNTDTFPGGFDIVYLSAIIHSNSPDENNELFRKCYDALNPKGRLVVQDFIVDPSRTNPPFAAIFALNMLVGTNAGDTFTEEEVREWMHAVGLNDIIREDTPFDTTLIIGSK